The Micromonospora sp. NBC_00421 genome contains a region encoding:
- a CDS encoding DUF6510 family protein yields MTEMSYLDGNMLDGPLRELFAVDLSTATGRCASCGMVGPMAGLRVYAHAPGLVGRCPACAEVMVRLVRAPDRAWLDLRGITYLQVPMPTVEPFPRPL; encoded by the coding sequence ATGACCGAGATGTCCTACCTGGACGGCAACATGCTCGACGGGCCGCTGCGCGAGCTGTTCGCGGTGGACCTGAGCACGGCGACCGGGCGGTGCGCGTCGTGCGGCATGGTCGGCCCGATGGCCGGCCTGCGGGTCTACGCCCACGCCCCCGGCCTGGTGGGTCGCTGTCCGGCCTGCGCCGAGGTGATGGTGCGGCTGGTCCGGGCCCCCGACCGGGCCTGGCTGGACCTGCGCGGCATCACCTACCTCCAGGTGCCGATGCCGACCGTGGAGCCGTTCCCCCGGCCACTCTGA
- a CDS encoding sulfite oxidase-like oxidoreductase, with translation MSPGFQGRRRTTDPALPPGQYLTEDFPVLSAGPTPRVSPDRWEFVLATETGDEFRWSWAELMSLPQETPTVDIHCVTRWSKFGTNWQGVSLDVLLDGVDTAADYAQAHSYGGYTTNLPLDDLRDGQAWLVHGYDGEPLPAEHGGPARLLVPHLYFWKSAKWVRGLRLTVEDEPGFWETAGYHDYGDPWREQRYQGD, from the coding sequence GTGTCACCGGGCTTCCAGGGCCGACGTCGTACGACCGACCCGGCCCTGCCGCCGGGGCAGTACCTGACCGAGGACTTCCCGGTCCTGTCCGCCGGGCCGACCCCCAGGGTGTCCCCGGACCGCTGGGAGTTCGTCCTCGCCACCGAGACCGGCGACGAGTTCCGCTGGTCCTGGGCGGAGCTGATGAGCCTGCCGCAGGAGACCCCCACGGTGGACATCCACTGCGTCACCCGGTGGTCCAAGTTCGGCACCAACTGGCAGGGTGTCTCGCTGGACGTGCTGCTCGACGGGGTGGACACCGCCGCCGACTACGCCCAGGCCCACTCGTACGGCGGCTACACCACCAACCTGCCGCTGGACGACCTGCGTGACGGTCAGGCCTGGCTGGTGCACGGATACGACGGCGAACCGCTGCCCGCCGAGCACGGTGGGCCGGCCCGGCTGCTGGTCCCGCACCTCTACTTCTGGAAGTCGGCCAAGTGGGTACGCGGGCTGCGGCTGACAGTCGAGGACGAGCCCGGTTTCTGGGAGACCGCCGGCTACCACGACTACGGCGATCCGTGGCGCGAGCAGCGCTACCAGGGCGACTGA
- a CDS encoding ferredoxin reductase, with product MTAAAAGGRRAVPLGWRVARLVQRRVETSTAQTLVLSVPDWPGHLPGQHVDVRLTAPDGYQAARSYSLAGPADGDRIALTVQRVPDGEVSPYLTDAWVEGDPVEVRGPVGGWFVWRPAQTAPVLLVAGGSGVVPLMAMVRARRAAGSRTPFRLIYSVRTPADVIYADELRTRARDDPGLDVAYVYTRQAPDGWRGEPHRIGLADVNTYGWPAELEPLCYVCGPTGFVETVADLLVGLGHQTRRVRTERFGPTG from the coding sequence GTGACCGCTGCCGCCGCGGGTGGCCGGCGGGCCGTGCCGCTGGGCTGGCGGGTGGCCCGGCTGGTGCAGCGCCGGGTCGAGACGTCCACCGCGCAGACCCTGGTCCTGTCGGTGCCGGACTGGCCGGGGCACCTGCCGGGGCAGCACGTCGACGTCCGGCTCACCGCCCCCGACGGCTACCAGGCGGCCCGGTCGTACTCGCTGGCCGGGCCGGCCGACGGCGACCGGATCGCGTTGACCGTGCAGCGGGTGCCCGACGGCGAGGTGTCGCCGTACCTGACCGACGCCTGGGTCGAGGGCGACCCGGTGGAGGTGCGCGGTCCGGTCGGTGGCTGGTTCGTCTGGCGGCCCGCGCAGACCGCGCCGGTGTTGCTGGTCGCCGGGGGTTCCGGGGTGGTGCCGTTGATGGCGATGGTGCGGGCCCGCCGGGCCGCCGGCAGCCGGACGCCGTTCCGGCTGATCTACTCGGTCCGCACCCCGGCGGACGTCATCTACGCCGACGAGCTGCGGACCCGCGCCCGCGACGACCCCGGCCTGGACGTGGCCTACGTCTACACCCGGCAGGCGCCCGACGGGTGGCGGGGCGAGCCGCACCGGATCGGGCTGGCCGACGTGAACACCTACGGCTGGCCGGCGGAGCTGGAACCGCTCTGCTACGTCTGCGGCCCGACCGGTTTCGTGGAGACCGTCGCGGACCTGTTGGTGGGGCTGGGCCACCAGACCCGGCGGGTACGGACCGAACGGTTCGGACCCACCGGCTGA